In Phreatobacter aquaticus, a single genomic region encodes these proteins:
- the lysA gene encoding diaminopimelate decarboxylase yields MHHFAYRSGIMHAEDVALDRIADEVGTPFYCYSTATLERHYRVFSEAFAGLDSLVCYAMKANSNQAVIKTLARLGAGMDVVSGGELKRAIAAGVPGERIMFSGVGKTREEHRAALEAGVFCINVESEPEVLQLSEVATSLGRTAHISFRVNPDVDARTHAKISTGKKGDKFGIPISTAREVYARTAKLPGIRIAGIDMHIGSQITDLQPFDDAYALLAEFVQTLRADGHVIDHVDVGGGLGIPYKDDNEPPPEPARYAEVVRRHTASLGTKVIMEPGRMMVGNAGILVTRVIYVKENEGHTFVIVDGAMNDLIRPTLYDAHHEIKPIVEPKAGAPKPKVDVVGPICESGDYLALGRKLPVVKPGDLLAVMTAGAYGAVQAGTYNTRPLSPEILVNGADYAVVRPRVDAEQIIAMDRLPAWL; encoded by the coding sequence ATGCATCATTTCGCCTACCGCTCCGGCATCATGCATGCCGAGGACGTTGCCCTTGACCGCATCGCGGACGAGGTCGGGACGCCCTTCTACTGCTATTCCACGGCCACGCTGGAGCGGCATTACCGGGTGTTCTCGGAGGCCTTCGCGGGCCTGGACAGCCTCGTCTGCTATGCGATGAAGGCCAATTCCAACCAGGCGGTGATCAAGACCCTCGCCCGGCTTGGCGCGGGCATGGATGTCGTCTCCGGCGGCGAACTGAAGCGCGCGATCGCCGCCGGCGTCCCCGGCGAGCGGATCATGTTTTCCGGCGTCGGCAAGACGCGCGAGGAGCATCGCGCCGCGCTCGAGGCCGGCGTCTTCTGCATCAATGTCGAGAGTGAACCGGAGGTGCTTCAGCTCTCCGAAGTCGCAACATCGCTCGGGCGGACCGCCCACATCTCGTTCCGCGTCAATCCGGATGTGGATGCCAGAACCCACGCCAAGATCTCGACTGGCAAGAAGGGTGACAAGTTCGGCATCCCGATCTCCACCGCCCGCGAGGTCTATGCCCGGACCGCCAAGCTGCCCGGCATCCGCATTGCCGGCATCGACATGCATATCGGCTCGCAGATCACCGACCTGCAGCCCTTTGACGACGCCTATGCCCTGCTCGCCGAATTCGTGCAGACGCTGCGCGCCGACGGCCATGTCATCGACCATGTCGATGTCGGCGGCGGCCTCGGCATTCCCTACAAGGACGACAACGAGCCGCCGCCCGAGCCAGCGCGCTATGCCGAGGTGGTCCGCCGCCACACGGCGAGCCTCGGCACCAAGGTGATCATGGAGCCCGGCCGCATGATGGTGGGCAATGCCGGCATCCTCGTCACCCGCGTCATCTACGTGAAGGAGAACGAAGGCCACACCTTCGTCATCGTCGACGGCGCGATGAACGACCTGATCCGCCCGACGCTCTACGACGCCCATCACGAGATCAAGCCGATCGTCGAGCCGAAGGCTGGCGCGCCGAAGCCGAAGGTCGATGTCGTCGGCCCGATCTGCGAAAGCGGCGACTATCTGGCGCTCGGCCGCAAGCTGCCGGTGGTCAAGCCCGGCGACCTGCTCGCAGTGATGACCGCCGGGGCCTATGGCGCGGTGCAGGCCGGCACCTACAACACCAGGCCCTTGTCGCCCGAGATTCTGGTCA